AGGGATTCGTGTAGCCCTTCGATGATGGCGTTCTTTCTTTGAAGCTGCAGCTTGCCGCTTTCGGCGCTCTGCATGGCGGCGAGGTGCGCCGGAAGTTGTCCGTAAAGTTGCAGCTCTCCGATCCCCTGGAAGAGGTCGAGCGCCAGTACCTGCTGCTCTGCCTTGCGGTTCATGATACCCACCGAGAGGCCACGGCTCAACTGCCGGGTGAGGAGCGGGACGCCAATGCCTGCAAGGGAGTGAAAGCAGAGGATGAGCAGCGCTGCCTGCAGGGAGTAGACGCCGAGCAGAAACCACATCAGTGCGGCCACAAGCAGTGCGGTGAGCGGTGGGCCAAGCACTCTGGTGTAGATGTTTTCGAGGCTCTGGATGTCGTCCACAACCCGTTGCAGCAGGTCGCCGCTCTTGAAGTGCATGAGGCGTGCCGGTGCGAGGGGCTCAATGGCGTCGTAAAACCATAACCGCAGTTTTGCAAGAATCTTGAAGGTGATGTTGTGGGAGATGAGCCTTTCGATGTAGCGGAAGACTCCCCGTGCAAGGCCGAAAAAGCGTACTCCCGCGATGCCGAGTTGCAGGGTGACCATCGGCGGTTGCAGGGCCGCCTTGGCGATGATGTAGGCGGAGGTCATCAGGAGGCCGATGCCGCTGCCGGTTGTGGCGAAGCCGATGAGTGCGGCGAGGGCCATCCACCAGAAATATGGTTTGACCAGTGCGATCAGTCGAAAAAAGGTTTTCATGATTGTCTATCCTGTTGCAGAAGGAGGGAATCGTGGTAGAAACCTCCGTTGGCGATCAGCTCCTCATGGGTACCGCACTGGGTGATCTTCCCCTCGCTGACTACAATAATTTGTTCTGCGGAGCGTATGGTTTCAAGCCGGTGGGCAATGATGATGGTGGTTCTTCCTTTCATCAACTCCTGGATGGAGCTGCGCAGGGCGGCTTCAAGTTCAGGATCGGTGTGCGAGGTTGGTTCGTCGAGCACCAGCAGCGGGGCGTTTTTCAGGAAGGCGCGGGCAAGCGCCACCCGTTGTGCCTCTCCTCCGCTCAGCCGGGCCCCCTCTTCGCCAATCATGGTTTCAAGTCCTTGGGGCAGCGAGCCGATAAAGGTGGTGAGACCTGTCTTTTTTAGGGCACTCTCCATCTCTTCTGCTGAAGCTTCCGGTCGCGCAAGGAGAATATTCTCCCTCAAGGTGGCGTTGAAGAGGTAGGGGTGCTGCGGAACCCATGAAATCTGGCGGTGCCATGCCTCAAGCGGGATAGCGTGAATCGGGTTGCCGTCAATGGTGATGCTTCCTTCACTGGGCACCTGGAATCGGAGCAGCAGATTGATCAGGGTGCTTTTTCCTGCACCGCTCGGGCCGATGATGGCGGTGGTTTTTCCTGCGGGAATGGTGGCGTTGATTCCCTCAAGCGCCGGTCGCGAGCTGCCGGGGTAGGTGTAGCTGATACTGGCGAACACAATGGGCCTTTTTCCGGCGCTCTCATGTACGGCAAATGCAGCCTGCTGCACGGGTGCAGGGGTGCTCTGGTCGAGAATGGCAAAGATCTCCTTTGAGGCGCTGACGCCCTCCATCCCGGCATGAAATTTTGTGCCGAGTTGGCGCAGCGGGAGATAGAAGTCAGGCGTCAGTATCAGCACAAAGAGGGCGTGCTGAAAGGTGAGCTTTCCACCCATAAGGCGGAGCCCGACGCCGACGGCAATGATGGCCATGCCGATGGTGCCCACCAGTTCAAGCGTCAGGGAGGAGAGAAAGGCTACTTTCAGCACGCGCATGGTAGCGTGGCGGAAGCTTTCGCCCGACTCTTCGATGGCATCGTGTTGCCGCTTGCTCTGCGCAAAGAGTTTCAGGGTCGGCAGCCCCTGCAGCACATCAAGGAAGAAACCGCTCATGCGGCTCATGGTTTTCCACTGCTTTTCCGTCATGGCGCTGGCCGATTTCCCGATCAGAATCATAAAGACTGGGATAAGGGGCGCAGTCAGGAGCAAAATGGTGCCGGAGATAGGGTCGCCGGGCAGGATGGTGCCCGCAATCAGGAGTGGCGTGAAGAGGGCAAAAA
The DNA window shown above is from Pelodictyon phaeoclathratiforme BU-1 and carries:
- the cydD gene encoding thiol reductant ABC exporter subunit CydD, which encodes MNIDRRLFQLLKEERTPFIFSIISGVLAAGMLIAQAYYLSLVIDSAFIQRSGMERLFLPLSLFALFSTLRMAFNWFSHTEANRGTLIIREKMFNRLTNTVGALGPVYAKSVQSGRLSTTLLKGVEALDAYYSQYIPQLFFALFTPLLIAGTILPGDPISGTILLLTAPLIPVFMILIGKSASAMTEKQWKTMSRMSGFFLDVLQGLPTLKLFAQSKRQHDAIEESGESFRHATMRVLKVAFLSSLTLELVGTIGMAIIAVGVGLRLMGGKLTFQHALFVLILTPDFYLPLRQLGTKFHAGMEGVSASKEIFAILDQSTPAPVQQAAFAVHESAGKRPIVFASISYTYPGSSRPALEGINATIPAGKTTAIIGPSGAGKSTLINLLLRFQVPSEGSITIDGNPIHAIPLEAWHRQISWVPQHPYLFNATLRENILLARPEASAEEMESALKKTGLTTFIGSLPQGLETMIGEEGARLSGGEAQRVALARAFLKNAPLLVLDEPTSHTDPELEAALRSSIQELMKGRTTIIIAHRLETIRSAEQIIVVSEGKITQCGTHEELIANGGFYHDSLLLQQDRQS